Proteins found in one Candidatus Binatia bacterium genomic segment:
- the aroC gene encoding chorismate synthase has protein sequence MSSSFGELFRITTFGESHGGGVGVVVDGCPPRLALDAGAIQAELDRRRPGQSKLTTPRKEADQAEILSGVFEGQTLGTPIAMLVRNKDPRPSAYEHMRDVYRPSHADYTYEAKYGIRNWQGGGRASARETIGRVAGGAIARQVLAQAGAGEIVAWVSRVHEIEASVDSETVTREQVDAHITRCPDAKASEEMIERIDAARRDGDSLGGVVTCVARGMPAGLGEPVFDKLEADLAAALLSLPACKGFEIGSGFAGTKLSGIEHNDPFYTDGGKVRTRTNHSGGVQGGISNGETIFLRAAFKPTATIHKAQETVNTKGESVQLEAEGRHDPCVLPRAVPMVESMVALVLCDHFLRQRAQSGL, from the coding sequence GTGAGTTCGTCGTTCGGAGAGCTTTTCCGCATCACCACGTTTGGGGAATCCCATGGCGGCGGGGTCGGTGTGGTCGTCGACGGGTGCCCGCCCCGCCTGGCGCTCGACGCCGGCGCGATCCAGGCGGAACTCGATCGACGTCGCCCGGGCCAGAGCAAGCTCACGACGCCACGCAAGGAAGCCGACCAGGCCGAGATCCTCTCGGGTGTCTTCGAGGGCCAAACCCTCGGCACGCCGATCGCGATGCTGGTGCGCAACAAGGACCCACGGCCGTCAGCCTACGAGCACATGCGCGACGTCTACCGCCCCTCGCACGCCGACTACACCTACGAGGCCAAGTACGGCATCCGGAACTGGCAGGGCGGAGGTCGGGCGAGCGCCCGCGAAACCATCGGCCGCGTCGCCGGCGGCGCGATCGCGCGCCAGGTCCTCGCGCAGGCGGGCGCCGGGGAGATTGTCGCGTGGGTAAGTCGCGTGCACGAGATCGAAGCCTCGGTCGACAGCGAAACGGTGACACGCGAGCAGGTCGACGCGCACATCACGCGATGCCCCGACGCCAAGGCCTCCGAGGAGATGATCGAGCGCATCGACGCGGCACGCCGCGACGGGGATTCACTCGGGGGAGTCGTCACCTGCGTGGCCCGCGGAATGCCGGCCGGACTCGGGGAGCCGGTGTTCGACAAGCTCGAAGCCGATCTCGCTGCGGCGCTTCTCTCGCTCCCGGCGTGTAAGGGCTTCGAGATCGGATCCGGATTCGCAGGCACCAAGCTGAGCGGCATCGAACACAACGATCCGTTCTACACCGACGGCGGCAAGGTACGTACGCGGACGAACCACTCCGGCGGCGTGCAGGGCGGCATCTCCAACGGCGAGACCATCTTTCTTCGCGCCGCGTTCAAGCCCACCGCGACGATTCACAAGGCGCAGGAGACCGTCAATACAAAAGGCGAGAGCGTTCAGCTCGAAGCCGAGGGGCGACACGACCCGTGTGTGCTCCCCCGGGCGGTCCCGATGGTCGAGTCGATGGTCGCGCTGGTTCTCTGCGACCACTTCCTGCGACAACGCGCGCAGTCCGGCCTCTAG
- the thiD gene encoding bifunctional hydroxymethylpyrimidine kinase/phosphomethylpyrimidine kinase: MSSAAFPPVALTVAGSDSGGGAGLQADLKTWEALGVFGTSVVTSVTAQNTREVRVVDAVAEDLVRAQLDAVFDDLPVAVVKTGLLPTASMVRVVTEGLRAHGAPLLVVDPVLVATSGDELAGADVGGAVLESLAAIATLLTPNLREAEVLSGRSVAGLSEMRDAARALSDRCGAAVLIKGGHLWGAAVDVLLDEAGFEEFAAERIPGGPVHGTGCTLSAAIAAGLAAGKPLRESVGVAKRYVHSALRGAFTLGAGARVLAHRSR, translated from the coding sequence GTGAGCAGCGCCGCGTTTCCTCCGGTCGCGCTGACCGTTGCCGGGTCGGACTCCGGGGGAGGGGCGGGCCTCCAGGCCGATCTGAAGACGTGGGAGGCTCTCGGCGTCTTCGGTACGAGTGTCGTGACCTCCGTCACGGCGCAGAACACGCGCGAGGTTCGCGTCGTCGACGCGGTCGCCGAGGACCTGGTTCGAGCGCAGCTCGATGCGGTCTTCGACGATCTCCCGGTCGCTGTCGTGAAGACCGGGCTTCTCCCGACCGCCTCCATGGTGCGCGTGGTCACCGAGGGGCTCCGTGCCCATGGAGCCCCGTTGCTCGTCGTGGATCCCGTGCTCGTGGCCACCAGCGGTGACGAACTCGCCGGCGCCGATGTGGGGGGTGCGGTCCTCGAGTCCCTGGCTGCGATTGCGACCCTTCTCACCCCGAACCTACGCGAAGCCGAGGTGCTCTCGGGCCGGTCGGTCGCGGGCCTTTCGGAGATGAGGGACGCGGCGCGCGCGCTCTCCGACCGCTGCGGCGCCGCCGTGCTCATCAAGGGAGGCCACCTCTGGGGCGCGGCCGTCGACGTGCTCCTCGACGAGGCCGGATTCGAGGAATTCGCAGCGGAGCGGATCCCGGGTGGGCCGGTGCATGGTACCGGCTGTACGCTCTCTGCCGCGATCGCGGCGGGCCTTGCGGCGGGGAAGCCGCTCCGGGAGTCGGTCGGTGTTGCAAAGCGTTACGTGCACTCAGCGCTTCGCGGCGCGTTCACCCTGGGCGCCGGCGCGCGGGTCCTCGCACACCGTTCGCGGTGA